The DNA sequence ACCGGTCCAGTTCTGTAAGGCTTAATAATCTCTTCCTGTTTCAGGGCAAAATGCATTATGCTCAGTCTTCTTTGCTGCTTAAACTTGTGTTAGTTCTACCAACGTACTAACCAGAAGAGTGCCAAAAACTGCACTGGTGAGGAATGTAAACTTTTTGAATTGCCACGGCTTCCCTGGAGGTATCAGCTGCTAGATCCTTCCCAGGCTGCTGGGCCATTAGTTCCTCTACTTTCTTCCTTAAAAGTTCCTCTGAGGAGGAATTGCTATCAGAAGATTTAAAGGGCAGACAGGGAATGTGCGTAGGGAGACTGGAGGAACAGCCTTACCTTGACGTCTAGCTTGGCCAGATGCTGCAGAACCCAGATGCGATGGGACCAGGCATTATAGTTGCTTGGGTATCTCCCTGCCGCTTCACCACAGACCTCCATCTCTTCTCGTATTAGTCTCTGTGTCCTTTCTGCAGGAATTGTTCCCAAGTTTCCTTTTGTCACAAAGGAAGGCAAGGAGGTTTCCTGAATTAGCTGTTGTAGCACCCATCGCCTGTTAAGGTACATGGAATGAGAACGAGGAAAGAACATAAATCAGAGAGGAAAGCAGCCAGTTTTCTTTGATCTGAATTTCCATTCGTGCAATGCCTATCTATGAGCCCAATTTTGCGGCAGTGGGATTactttgttgtatttgtttttaaagatatattggggtgcctgggtggctcagtcagttgagtgtctgacttcagctcagatcatggtctcgtggttcacgaattcaagccccacattgggctctatgctgacagttcagagcctggagcctgcttcagatcctgtgtctccctctctctctgccgctcccttgctcgtactctgtctctctctctgtctcaaaaataaataaaacagtaaaaaaattttttaaagatataattagCTTCAGCACCATGGATAGAGAGGATGAGgaagaaaggtcagagagagaaaccTTTCTAAAGCATTAAAATGTGTCAAAAAGAGATTGCCTAGTTCCAATATAACAACTCAAAAAAGTCCAATTGGCCAGGAAATGCAAAgacaaggggtgtgtgtgtgtgtgtgcgtgcgtgtgtgtgtgcgcgcgcgcgtgcacgcgcgcgtgtgtgtgtaccgggttgtggtggtggtggtcctGGAAGGGATATTAATTAATGGCTGGTAAATCCTACAAGAGGAGTCATGGTTCACATCTTTAATTATATGTACATGCCTCACCCTATGTGTATTTGTTTGCAAATAAGAAACTGCATTATGACTGCTTTCATTAAGCAGAATTTCTTTATTATAGCAGAAAATGTGGAAAGACACAAATACAATATAATTAGTTAAACCATCAAGgagattttaaagattttcccCTTGTCTATTTAAGATTTTCATTAGcatacatttaaatgaaaagcaCTAAAGAAGCATGTCTAACCACCTAATGTCTTtagtttttacaaatattttctcaataaGAAGCATTCTTATAGGTGAAATTTTCCAACCCAAAGGTTACTAGAAATTGagtataaaaattcattttgtcattttcaaacagaagctttttacttaacaacaaaaacctgttttataaaatattagataAACCTATAAATTGGTACAATAATGCACTTCCCCTGCCATCACCCCTTTCCAAACCTCTATACACACGCTCATATGCCTCTCTGAAGTGTCATCCCAATTCCTACTAAGAAAATACCATGGACTCCACAGTGGAAGCAGCTGATTTGCAATGCTAGCCAAAGGCAAGATCACAGCTAAGATACCTTGAACTAAGATCCTAAAAATGCTCAGGACTTAAGAAAAGTTCTAAGTGGCTTAGTAAACTGAGAATGGACTTCTTTATAAAGAATTTCCCCACTGACCCCAGCCGGCAAGCCCACACCATCCCATTTTAGTCAAAATGTAGTCGTTTTGTGGAGTCCCAAGAGCAAGATGCTTCAGAGAGCCAGGATGTTGAGATGAGTTTTTACGTGCATTTTGGCTGCCTCGGGCCTTTAACCTAAAAATATCCTTTGCGATTATCATCTTAGCAACTTCAGCGTGGCCTATACACCATTCACCTCAGCTGCCcttattttgttagttttaataTCCACAACCATCACTACGGCAATCTGTACCAGAAACACACCTGAATGGATTCTAAAACCCGAGTTGCTCATTATAGTTGAATATGTAAATGCCATCTCTATTATGACTGCTCAGAGagttaataataacagctaaaaTCTACTGAGtatttaatatgtgccaggcactgtggcagTGTTAACATACCTTAGCTCATATAAAGCCAACCATTAACTCTGAAATAGGTGTAATTATTATTCCCGTTTTAcgaatgagaaaactgaggcttgaatTTCTGAAGATCACACAGAGGGCAGGTGATAGCATATAGATTTAAAAGTAGGTAACTTGGCTTAAGAACCAAGAACTCTGAACCAATATGTGACCCTGACTGACACTGTGTTTTTTGTCCAGCCATTCTGAATCCCAAGTAAGAATCCTATAGTGTAAAGTTACCACACCTGTGAATCCATGTTTCTGGACTCTTTGGAAATTTAGTTAAGGCCAGTTTTCCCAGATGTAAGTCCTTAATTGGATTTAAAGTGCCAGAGAGGATCAGCtcttttctgtaaaagaaaagtaaaaagaaccgTTACTCCTATCTTTCCATCTAAACATACTGCATGGCTATTAATGGAACCTCACTATGAAGTGaatttccaagaaaaagaaaaaaaaacaaaacatgaaactCTCATAAATATCACACAAAGTAATCGAGAATATATTCTCATTATCTCAAAGTTAGCAGGATTAATAAATTGAAACAGAAGCTCTTAAATCAGTAGTGGAACTTGAATTACCAAGCTGAGGAGGGCAAAGAGCTTCTCTGGCTTGTCTCATTTCCAGAACTCACAAGGCCTGACATCAGTATCTGTAGGGCAGATCCAATACGAGTCAAGAATTGCTCTACTTGGAGTTAATCGTACACACAGTATGATTAAGATGTAAGggaaaaaatcattcattcaacattacCCTaacaaaattactatttttatttttcaattttccctTATGTCTTTccccatatgtatatatatttaattaacatataattttatattatgttttacaGCTTAAGAGTTACCTTGCCCCACAGTTctaaagtgaacatttaaaacagTCAAATAGTTTCCACTGATTGGCTATGCTATCATTTAATGACCTTTTCTTCTTTGgttagacatttgggttgcttccaagttttcgCTATTCTGAAATACTTCTGAAACAGAACGTTATGTTTAagacttcttttgtttcttttttttttttaatttttttttttaacgtttatttatttttgagacagagagagacagagcatgaatggggagggtcagagagagagggagacacagaatgggaagcaggctccaggctctgagccatcagcccagagcccgatgcggggctcgaactcacggaccgtgagatcgtgacctgagccgaagtcggacgctcaaccgacggagccacccaggcgccccaagacttcttTTGTTTCTACCATTACTTTTGGGATAAGTTCCCagaagatgttattttttttttttcgtttttttatttattttggggacagagagagacagagcatgaacgggggaggggcagagagagagggaga is a window from the Felis catus isolate Fca126 chromosome D4, F.catus_Fca126_mat1.0, whole genome shotgun sequence genome containing:
- the PTAR1 gene encoding protein prenyltransferase alpha subunit repeat-containing protein 1 isoform X4 — protein: MAETSEEVAVLVQRVVKDITNAFRRNPHIDEIGLIPCPEARYNRSPIVLVENKLGVESWCVKFLLPYVHNKLLLYRTRKQWLNKDELIDVTCTLLLLNPDFTTAWNVRKELILSGTLNPIKDLHLGKLALTKFPKSPETWIHRRWVLQQLIQETSLPSFVTKGNLGTIPAERTQRLIREEMEVCGEAAGRYPSNYNAWSHRIWVLQHLAKLDVKRNF